Sequence from the Caldisericia bacterium genome:
AGATTTTGAGGATAGAGGAGAAAAATTTAAGGGTTATGTTTTGGAGTTAAAAAATGAAAAGGAGGTTTGATTTTATTCTTCTATTTCTTTTTGTAATTCTATATCTTTTTGGAGTCCTATGGCAATTTTCAGCAGGAAGCGTTGAATATTTAAAATTTGGAGAATTTTACACCTTCAAAAGACATTTAATTTTTGCTTCTATTTCATTTATCTTTCTTTTTGTTTCAATTTACATTTCTAAAAAAACTCTTCTTTTTTTAATAAAACCGATTTTCTTTTTATCAATCTTACTTCTTGTTCTCGTTTACATACCATATTTTAATCAAAACACACTTCATAAAAGATGGATTTATTTATTTGGATTGAGTTTTCAACCTTCAGAACTATTTAAGTTAACATCAATTCTTTATACTTCCTTTGTGCTTACTAGAGATTATCTTTTATGGAAAAGATTTACATATCTTCTACCTCTATTCCTTTATATCTTTTTGGGTGTTACCTTAATTTTATTTGAAACAGATTTGAGCACTTCAATGCTTATTTATTTAATTTTCTTTTTAATGATTTTAGTTGGAACATATAAATTTAAACACATTATAATTCCATCTTCAATTCTCATTTTATTTCCAGTGGCTATTTTAATGAAAGAAGAGTGGAGAATTAGAATAATAAGTACACTTAATCCCTTTAAATATATAACCAATGAAGGTTATCAAGTTGCTCAATCTCTTATTGCAATAGCATCTGGAGGTCTATTTGGTGTTGGATATATGAATGGAAAACAGAAATTTGATTATATTCCACTTGTTTCAAAAGATTTTATTTTTGCTTTAATTTGTGAAGAGAGTGGGTTATTGGGTGCATCTATTCTTCTTTTAATTCTTTTTTTAATTTTATATAGAGGTTTAAGAATTTCTCTAAAGGTGAATGATCCATTTTTAAAACTTTTATCATTTGGAATAACTACTCATCTTGTCTTACAATCTTTAACAGTAATTGGAGTGAATATTGGTTTTTTTCCAGTGACTGGCCTTCCTCTTCCTTTTATAAGTTATGGAGGTACTGCACTTTTAATTAATGGTATTGAAGCGGGTTTACTTCTAAATATCTCGAGGTATGTAGAATGAAAGTATTAATTGCTACTGGAGGAACTGGTGGACATATTTACCCAGGTATTTTAGTAGGAAAATATTTAAAAGAAAATGGAATTGATGTTTTATTTACAATTGGTAAAAGAAAAAGAGAAATAGAGATAATGAAAAAGGAAGAATTTCCTTTTGTTTCACTTCCTTTACCCCAGCCTTCCAAAATTTCATTTTATCCATTTCTTTTAATTTCTCTAATTTTTGCTTTAAAAGTAATTATTAAGTTTAAACCAGATAAAATATTTGCAACAGGAAGTTATTCATCATTTCCAATTCTTTTTTGGGCAAACTTTTTGAAAATTCCATATTATTTACATGAACAAAACACAATTCCAGGCAAAGTTATTAAGATTTTTTCGAAAAAAGCAAAAAAAGTTTTTGTCTCTTTTGAGGAGACAAAAAGTTATCTTAAAAAAGAAAATATAATCTTTTCTGGTTTTCCAGTTAGAGAAAATATTGGAAAAATTTCAAAAGATGAAGCAGTAAAAAAATTTAATATTATTTCAAATAAAAAGATATTTTTGCTTATTGGTGGTAGTGGTGGCTCAAAATATCTTCTTGAACTTATAAAAAAATTTGACAAAGAAATAGATTCTTTAAATCTTTTTGGAATTATAATTAAAGGGAATCAAACATTTGATGAGACTCTTTCTTTTGAAAATATAATTTTTGAATATATTGATGAAATTGAATATGCTTATGCTGTATCTGATTTTGTAATTGGAAGGGGCGGTGCAGGAACAATTTGGGAGTGCATAGTTTCAAAAAAGCCATCTCTTATTGTCCCTATTAAAACCAGTAAACATCAAATTAAAAATTCAAAAATAGTGGAGAAATTAAAAATTGGAGAAGTTTTTATTTCAGAAGATGAAACATTCTTTATTGAAAAGTTAAAGAAAATTTCTGAAAATCTTGATTATTATCAAAAAAATTTTTCATATTTAAATCTTCCAAAAACAAAAGATATAATATTAAAGGAGATACTTTATGAGTAAAAAAGTTCATCTAATTGGAATTGGTGGTTCTGGAATGATATCTCTTGCAAATCTACTTTTAAATCAAAATTTTTCACTTTCTGGTTCTGATATTTCAATAAACGAAAAGATTGAAAAACTAATTGAAAAAGGCATATATTTTTATTTAGGTCATAAAAAAGAAAATATTATAGATAAAGATATCATAATTTATTCATCTGCAATAAAAGAGGAGAATGAAGAGTTAGATTATGCAAAAAAACTAAATAAAGAAGTTTATCATAGAGTGGATTTTCTTAAAAAATTAACAGAAAACAAAAAGGTAATTGGTGTAGCAGGAACTCACGGAAAAACAACAACAACTTCAATTATCTCTCACATATTTGATAAAGCGTATCTTTCTCCCTCAATATATATAGGCGGAGAAACAGAAGATTTTTATTTTGGTAGTAAATTAGGAAGTGGTGAGTTCTTTATTCTTGAAACAGATGAACATGATAAATCATTTTTAAAATTTGAGATATATTTGCCAGTCATAACAAATATTGATAAAGATCATCTCTCCTTTGATGGACCATACAAAGGAGATTTTGAATCATTAAAGAAGAGTTTCATTGAATTTATAAATAGATCTCTATCAAAAAAAGTCGTTCTAAATCTTGATGATCCAGTTTTAAGAGAAATTAAAGATTTTTTAAATGTTCAAGTTATCTCATATTCAATTTTAGATAAAAGTGCCACATTTTTTGCAGAAATAAAAGAAGACAAGGGTTTGAGTCAAGTGGTTTCGTTGTATAAAAATAAAAATTTTATTAAAGATTTCATAATACACCTTCCAGGGTTTATGAATGTTTTAAATTCTCTTGCTGCAATTGCTACATCTTTTGAATTTAATATTGATAAAGAAACTATTTTTAAAAATATTGAAACTTTTAAAGGAGTTAAAAGAAGATTTGAAATTCTTTATGATAAATCTTTTACTGTTATTGATGATCATGCAGACCATCCAACTGAAATTAAAACAACTCTTTCTGTTGCAAGAAAAATTTATAAGAATAGAAGAATTATTCTTGTTTTAGAACCACATAGATATTCACGAGTTTTTAATTTAAAAGATGAATATCCTTTAAGTGTAAAAGATGCTGATATTATAATCTATTTGCCAATAGATCCAGCAGATGAATTAGAGACTCTTGGAATAAATGCCGAAATTTTGTATGATAAAACTAAGGTGATATATAAAAATAAAGAAATTTATTATTTTGATAAAAAAAGTGCATTAGATTATTTGATGAAAAACATTAAAAAAGAAGATGTTATTATATTTATGGGACCTGGTAAAATTAAAAATTTAGTTAAGGAGTTTTTAAGTGAGTTTAAGTCTTCTTAATGATTTTAAACTGATAAAAGGTAGAGTTTTTAGGGATTTTGAAATTAAAAATTTAACAACATTTAAAGTGGGTGGAAAAGTTGATTATCTTGTTATTCCAAAAGATGTAGAGGATATAAAAACAACACTTAAAATAGGAAAAGATAAGAATCTCCCAGTTTATATAATGGGCAATGGTTCAAACCTTCTTGTTTCAGATAAAGGCATAAGAGGAATTGTTTTAAGAATTTCAAAAGAAAATTTTAATAGAGTTGAACTGAAAGGAAACTTGATTACTTCTGAAAGTGGAGTTCCTTTAAGTGAACTTATCTCTCTTTCAATTAAAAATGGTCTTTCAGGACTCGAAAATCTTTATGGAATTCCAGGTGTCCTTGGAGGTGTTATTGCTATGAATGCTGGAACTGATGGATGTTCTATTGGCGATTTTATAAAGGAGATAAAAGCAATAGATGCCTCACTAAATCAAAATGTTCTCTCAAAAGAAGAAATAATTTTTTCATATAGAAAATCTTCAATTCTTGAGAAAAAGTTAATTGTTATTGAAGCAAAATTAGAACTTAAAAAAGATGATAAAGAAAGAATATTTAAAACATTAAGAGAGAAGATAAGAAAAAGAAAAAAAACTCAACCAATCAACTTTCCAACAGCAGGATGTGTTTTTAAAAATGAGGGAGAAAATAAAGCAGGATACTTAATTGAAAAAGCAGGATGTAAGGGACTTAAAATTGGAGACGCTGAAGTTTCAACTCTTCATGCAAATTTTATATTAAATAGAGGAAATGCAACATTTAAAGAGATAATATCTCTAATGAAATTGGTAAGAGAAATGGTTTATGAGAAATTTAAAATTACTCTCAATCCTGAAGTTGTAATTTTGGGAGAGGTTGAAGAGGCTCTCCCATTTAATGTGCTTGAGCCATGGTAAAGAAATTAATTTTAGTTTCTATTTTAATTATTTTAATAATTTTTCCTCCAATTTTTCCTAAATCTTTAATTGAAGGAGAAAATAACAATCTAAAATCATACTTTGGTTTTGTTTTTACATATTTTAATAAAGATTTACAAAGAGAATCTATTTTTAAATATAAGGTAAAAGGGTTTGAAAAAAGAGGAGTTGTTTTAAAAAATGAAACCTTAGGTAAATCTTTTATTTTTTCATCAGATGGGAAATTATTAAGTGTGGGAGAAATTAATGGTGCAATAACTCTTTATTTTAAAGAAGAAAAAGAGCCCAAAAAATATTATGAATCTATAAAAAACTTTCACTCACATTTCATCTATTTACAAGATATTTTAAAAGATTTTAACTTGAAACCCTATCTTGATATAGAAAAAGACGAAATTTATTTTGAAAACGAAGAAATTTTAATAAAATTAGGAAGAGAAAATTATAAAGAAAGAATTAAAAATGTTATTAATTTACTAAAGCATGAAAAACTCACAGGAACTATTGATGCAACATTTGATAAAATAATTTTACATAAAGGGTCAAAAAAATGAAAAATTTATCTGTCATTGAATTTTCTCCAAAAGATAAAATAATTTTTAATCTTTTCAGAATTGAAAATCATGATTTAAATTTAGTAGAAAGATATGAATTTGATGATATTAATTATAAAAATGGAAAAATATTGAAGGCTTCTCCTCTAAAAGAGAAAATTCAAAACGAAATTAAAAAGTTTGAAGAACTTATTGGATCATTTCAAAATATTATTACAATTTATGATAAACCAACAATTTTAAAAAAGAAATTTTTAATTAAAAGTAAAGTTGAAAGAAAATTTAGACAGATTGATATTGATAATATGTTAAACATAATAAAAACTTCTTTAGAAAAAGAAGGGAAAGAAATAGTTCATATTTTAAAAAATGAGTTTTTTATTGATGATAAAAGAGCGAGTAATCCACTTGGACAAAAAGGGAAAAATCTAATTGGTATTTTTATAATTTGTGCTATTGAAAAAGAAAAAATTAAAGTTTTAAAATCTCTTTTTGATAAAAAAGATTCACTTCTCGGAATACATTTTTCACCTCTCTTAATTCCTTATGGACTTAAAGATAGTTTTTCAAAAAATTTCATAATAGATATTGAAGATAAATTTACATATGTTCTTTTTGGTTATGAGAACACAATACATCAAATTGAATATTTAGATATTGGTGTAATGGATATATTAAGAGATCTCTCGTATGTTCTTGAAATTCCTCCAAGAGAAACAGAAGAGATTGTTTTTAAAAAAGGTGCTCTTGACTCAAGAGTTTTTTTGGATAGTGATTATCCAATATCAATTGAGAAAAAAGTTGCTTCAATGAGAGTATATGAGATTCTTGAACTTATTGAAAAAAAAGCAAAACGTCTTCCTTTTAAATTTTATCCAGAAGAGATTGTATTATGTGGAGAAGGTGCTAAAATAAAAAATATTAAAGAATTTACAAAAGAATTTTTTAATTTGCCAGTTTCAATAGGAGAGCCTGTGGAATTTAAAAGTGAATTAAAATTTGATGGTATTGATTTAATACATGTAATAGGTGCTATAAGAACTCTCTTTGAAGAAAAAGAGAGAGTATCGTTTTTTTCAAAATTTTTTAGGCTTTTTGAAAAAATTTTTGATTGAGGAGGAAGAAAATGGGTAATGCTTATGATCCATGGCAAGAAACAAAGCCAGTTATAAAAGTTGTAGGTGTTGGAGGAGGCGGTACAAATGCAGTAAATAGAATGATTGAGAGAGATATAAAAAATGTGGAATTTATTGCTATAAATACAGATGTTCAAGTTTTAAAACTCTCTAAGGCACATAGACTTGTTCAAATTGGTCCAAAAACAACAAAAGGTTTAGGTGCTGGATCAGATCCAGAGTTAGGAAAAAAAGCAGCAGAAGAGAGTAGAGAAGCAATAAGAGATGCTCTTATGGGAGCAGATTTAATTTTTATAACTGCTGGAATGGGGAAAGGAACTGGAACTGGTGCATCTCCTGTTGTTGCAGAAATTGCAAGAGAAATTGGTGCTCTAACTATTGGGGTAGTTACAAAACCATTTAACTTTGAAGGAAGAAGAAGAATGCAGGTTGCAGAAGAAGGGATTTCTCTTTTAAAAGAAAAAGTTGATACTTTAATTATTATTTCAAACAACAGACTTCTTGAAATTACAACACCAAAAACGAGTTTACTTGATTCATTCTCTTTAGCAGATGAAGCACTAAGGCAGGGAGTTCAAGGAATTTCAGATTTACTCACTCAACCTGGCCTTATAAATGTAGATTTTATGGATGTTGCAAAAATTATGAGAGGAGCAGGGAATGCTTGGCTTGGAATTGGAATAGGTTCTGGAGAGAAAAGAGCAGAAACAGCAGCAAAAAATGCTTTAACAAGTCCACTTCTTGAAATGTCACTTTCTGGTGCAAAAGGAGTTGTTGTGAACATTTCTGGTAATAAA
This genomic interval carries:
- a CDS encoding UDP-N-acetylglucosamine--N-acetylmuramyl-(pentapeptide) pyrophosphoryl-undecaprenol N-acetylglucosamine transferase, which produces MKVLIATGGTGGHIYPGILVGKYLKENGIDVLFTIGKRKREIEIMKKEEFPFVSLPLPQPSKISFYPFLLISLIFALKVIIKFKPDKIFATGSYSSFPILFWANFLKIPYYLHEQNTIPGKVIKIFSKKAKKVFVSFEETKSYLKKENIIFSGFPVRENIGKISKDEAVKKFNIISNKKIFLLIGGSGGSKYLLELIKKFDKEIDSLNLFGIIIKGNQTFDETLSFENIIFEYIDEIEYAYAVSDFVIGRGGAGTIWECIVSKKPSLIVPIKTSKHQIKNSKIVEKLKIGEVFISEDETFFIEKLKKISENLDYYQKNFSYLNLPKTKDIILKEILYE
- the ftsZ gene encoding cell division protein FtsZ; its protein translation is MGNAYDPWQETKPVIKVVGVGGGGTNAVNRMIERDIKNVEFIAINTDVQVLKLSKAHRLVQIGPKTTKGLGAGSDPELGKKAAEESREAIRDALMGADLIFITAGMGKGTGTGASPVVAEIAREIGALTIGVVTKPFNFEGRRRMQVAEEGISLLKEKVDTLIIISNNRLLEITTPKTSLLDSFSLADEALRQGVQGISDLLTQPGLINVDFMDVAKIMRGAGNAWLGIGIGSGEKRAETAAKNALTSPLLEMSLSGAKGVVVNISGNKSLSIHEVNNAMKIISSNADQDANIIFGVTIDDELGDQIKIVVVATNFQPKFGPQGKFEELEKEIITAEDLRIPSFLRKKREEKD
- the murB gene encoding UDP-N-acetylmuramate dehydrogenase, with product MSLSLLNDFKLIKGRVFRDFEIKNLTTFKVGGKVDYLVIPKDVEDIKTTLKIGKDKNLPVYIMGNGSNLLVSDKGIRGIVLRISKENFNRVELKGNLITSESGVPLSELISLSIKNGLSGLENLYGIPGVLGGVIAMNAGTDGCSIGDFIKEIKAIDASLNQNVLSKEEIIFSYRKSSILEKKLIVIEAKLELKKDDKERIFKTLREKIRKRKKTQPINFPTAGCVFKNEGENKAGYLIEKAGCKGLKIGDAEVSTLHANFILNRGNATFKEIISLMKLVREMVYEKFKITLNPEVVILGEVEEALPFNVLEPW
- a CDS encoding FtsW/RodA/SpoVE family cell cycle protein — its product is MKRRFDFILLFLFVILYLFGVLWQFSAGSVEYLKFGEFYTFKRHLIFASISFIFLFVSIYISKKTLLFLIKPIFFLSILLLVLVYIPYFNQNTLHKRWIYLFGLSFQPSELFKLTSILYTSFVLTRDYLLWKRFTYLLPLFLYIFLGVTLILFETDLSTSMLIYLIFFLMILVGTYKFKHIIIPSSILILFPVAILMKEEWRIRIISTLNPFKYITNEGYQVAQSLIAIASGGLFGVGYMNGKQKFDYIPLVSKDFIFALICEESGLLGASILLLILFLILYRGLRISLKVNDPFLKLLSFGITTHLVLQSLTVIGVNIGFFPVTGLPLPFISYGGTALLINGIEAGLLLNISRYVE
- the murC gene encoding UDP-N-acetylmuramate--L-alanine ligase, with protein sequence MSKKVHLIGIGGSGMISLANLLLNQNFSLSGSDISINEKIEKLIEKGIYFYLGHKKENIIDKDIIIYSSAIKEENEELDYAKKLNKEVYHRVDFLKKLTENKKVIGVAGTHGKTTTTSIISHIFDKAYLSPSIYIGGETEDFYFGSKLGSGEFFILETDEHDKSFLKFEIYLPVITNIDKDHLSFDGPYKGDFESLKKSFIEFINRSLSKKVVLNLDDPVLREIKDFLNVQVISYSILDKSATFFAEIKEDKGLSQVVSLYKNKNFIKDFIIHLPGFMNVLNSLAAIATSFEFNIDKETIFKNIETFKGVKRRFEILYDKSFTVIDDHADHPTEIKTTLSVARKIYKNRRIILVLEPHRYSRVFNLKDEYPLSVKDADIIIYLPIDPADELETLGINAEILYDKTKVIYKNKEIYYFDKKSALDYLMKNIKKEDVIIFMGPGKIKNLVKEFLSEFKSS